TGGTCAGAGGGACAACAGATGAGTAGGTCCCCTCACAGCGTGGGAGATACTCAGAAAAGCTGCAATAAATGCCAGATTTGGTTGATGTCTCGGCAAAGCATGACACAGGGTAGACTGAATCCAACTTTTGCGCAGGAAAATCACACCTCAGAAACACACCTCTCTAGAAGAGTCAACAAGACATGGGTGTTGGACCCCTAAGCAGCTCCAAGAACCTATCAAAGCTCGCAGGGGACAAGCTGGCATAGGCTAGGGAAGATCTCACTGAgttaaaaaaaagcacagaatgaTTCAGGCTGGAAGTTCCTCCAGTCCAACCTCCTTTCTCAAGCAGAGTCCCCCAGAGCAGTCAGTCAGGATCGTGTCCAGACAGGTTTTGAGCTCCTCCAGACATgattccacagcctctctgggcagacTGTCCCAGTGCCTGGTCACCCACACAGCGAAGAgtggcagagagagagagaaaggaaagaaagtcaCCCAGGGAGGCCACTGTAGTGACTGACAGATACCTGGTAAAATGTCTCATCCACCTGCAGCGGGTGccagaggaggcagcaccaGGAGATGTTAGCAGAAGATCAGAGAACAGGACAAGGCTCCACATAAATCTCAGTGGTACCCCCACTTTTCAGGGAGGTGAAGGTCCAGGTCTGGCCATGGCAGCCTCAGCAGGGACATGGCctgaaggagagagaagggtGAGAGGGGAAGCTGGGAGGACAAGGAGGCTTGTCAAAGATTTAAGATCTGGAGCATTGAATAGACATCTTGCATCACCAGCAGCCATCAGCTGCCGGTCTCAAACTGCTCCTCAGCCATCAAATGCACCCAGCACATCCTCTGCCCCAACACCCCTCTGCCCTCTCCATCAGTGTTTGGGACCCTGGTGTCTGGGCTGTTCCCCACTGCACCAGCCCCAGtgtgctcccacagcccctggctgagcagctgaAGATGGAATCAGCATGACAAGCCAAAGAGAGAGCAGAGGTGACTGCAGGTCCTTGCTGCAGGATGCCACCATGGCTGAGTAGGTGCCTAAACCCAGGAAGCCCTGAGGAGCATTCAGGGAAGAAAAGTCCCCTTTTATCAGATATATGATGGCATCTGGTCGATTTGCTGGGGGGCATGAAGGAGCATTGGATGAGCAGCAGAGGCAAATACAAGCTTGATGGAAGGGCTGAGGGACGATAGAGGGCTGCATGGGgaccctctgcctgctctgcatcGATGGGATTCCCATCCAGAAAACACTGAACTGTCAGCTTGTGTGCCCTGGGACCCCAGCTCCAGCGGGGGCTTTCTCTGTTTCTGCCAGGGCCAgaaagcacaggcagctctccaGGTTTGGCTCCAGAAGATTCGGGCAGCCATGTTCCACACCAGCttgcagagggacagagagggcCCAAATCTCAATCTTGCCCTACCTGGGCTCTACCCGAGCTCCTgaccccagggagcagagagctgcagctacTGCAGGGCAAGAGAGGGAAGGTGGTGGATGGCACAGACGGGTGCAGCCCTCCAAACTCCAACCTCACTCTCCGTGGCCGTTCTCCAcacatcccctcctgcccacaggaTTCCCAGCTTCACTGCACCCTCTGCCTCACCTCTGCCTGGCCTGGCCCTGCACCTCTGGGAGGCACCCAGGAGGGAAAGTCGTGTGGCTCTGAAGCTGCTCTCACTCGGGCAAGCTCACCTGGGATCACCTGCCTGTTCACCATCCACAGCCCCCACGAGGAGGGACACaagccccagcaccccaggtTCTCCCCAGACAGCTGCACCAAGACCTGAGGGGGGTGGAGAGGTTCTGTTTATTTGGCAAAAAGCAGGGAGTGTGTGCcggaggagcaggggctgtgtcagAGTCCTGACAACAGAGCCTGGATGAAGGATGGTGGAGCAGGAGCCTGGAGCCTCAGAGCACGGGTCTCGCATGGCTGGACAGAAGCGCCCACGAGCCAGCCGGCACCtcctggagaacaggagagaCGTGGACCTGGGTGGAGCCAGACCGGCGGGACTCCATTAGGATCAGCGCattcttctccagctctccccaggTTTGGAGGGTGAGGCACCTCCAGCAGTGGATTTCTAGCAGCCCCTACAGCTGTGTGGTGGGaaagcacagccaggggagGCCAGCAGCAAACATGTTTTGCACGGTGAGATACCAAGGCACGCTGGCCAGGTTTGCCAGCCCACAAGGCCGGGGTCCCTTTGGCAGGAGCCGTGTCCTGGCCCTCACTGCTCAAAGGGCTGTGCAGGCATTTCTCTGGTGGTTTCAGCCCACATACCCGTGTTCAGTGCCAGGCACTTCCCACTGGGGgtctctgggcactgctctAGGTACTGCTGGGTGCTGCTAGGAACACCTGGGGGTCCCCACTGTAGAGCAGCATCCAAAGGAATGGTCCTACCTGTGTGCAAGCTCCAGCACCGGTTCAAACTGCTCAACCCCAGAGGAACTCAAAGGGTTCTTGGTGGCCCTTGCCTTGGGGGCACCAAAAGGGTCAATTCCCAGGAGAGAACATTGCAAACACCATGTTGCACTGTGGCAACTCACCTATGGTTCACCAAGTTGGCATTCCTCTGtggaaacaaagagaaagcCTAAGTCTGGCACAGCCTAAGTCTGAATAGTCCTATTTAGCACCCAAAATAGACTACTCAGAAGGAACTTGTGGGTTTCTCCTTGCTCAGTGTGCCCAGCCAGAGCATCAACAGCTGCCAGCactccctcctgccagctcagACCACAAAGTGGTGGCACTGATGGGCTGAGCTGGTCCCTGCCTGCGTGTCCCTGGATTGGTCCTGGGCAGTGCTCACCCTGCGTGGGTAAAATCCAGATGGTCTCGTCAGTGAAGCCATACTGCTTGGCAAATCTCTTGAACAGCGATATGATTTTGGGTCTcacctgctgggctctgcctaAAGATAAAGACACGAGTTAGCTGACCCTGCATCTCCTGGGAAGCTGGTGAGTGTGTCCAGCTGAgggtgggatggatggcagtCCATGGAAGAAGGCTGGAGGCACTGGTGGAGGTCCTGGAGAGCAGTGGTGGCCAGGCACATGAGACACCCCACCCAGGGGACAGGATGAGCCAGAGGTCCTGACACCAGCACAGTGACTCCTCTCGTGGTTCCTGTCCCCACTGGTTCTGTTCCATCTGTGCAGCAGGACCCCCACTCTCCACCCCTCTCCACCAAGCAACTTACCCAAGGCCATGGGCTTGCAGCATTGTGCTGGGAGCCTGAGCCCCAGCCTCCCATGCCACCTCAAACCACTGCTCCTTTTGGGAGCCTGAGCCCCAGCCTCCCATGCCAccactgctccttccctgccacacAGTGAGCACATGGAGGTCCCTGCCCCGTTCCTGCACCtcacccagggcaggagggaagagggagactccctgtcccctggctccTGGCCTTGCAGGACCCTCAGAAGCACCCAACACCCCTGAACAGTTCCCCACTGCTGGCTACACACTGTAAAGTCTCAGCATCTTCAACTTCTTCCCATTCTTCTCTCTGGTGGCAAAGACAACCATGTAGGAGCTGCTGTCGGTATTCACCAGCTGCACCGTCTTATTGCCTCTGTCTGCAAAAGGAtgtggagaaaaattaattacctcctcctgcagcccccacgCTGCAAAGTGGCTGTAAGAGCATGAAGCCCACCAAGCCCATCTTCCCTCGATATCCCCCCATCCTGGTTTTCTCTCCTGCTAAGGCTCCTCTGAAAGCCTGGGGGAGCCCACagaccacagcagagcagagggatggggaggtgAGGGCAGAAAGGGCTGTGGATGGTCAGTGCAGGCTGTTGGCCAGTGTCAGACTGATCCTTGGGCTGGGAATGGTGGAAAACCACTCCTGCTCCAACCCCTGGGAACATCCACTCACAGCCTCTTTGCAGAATGAACCTGCTTTTCCCCAGGGTTTAAGCTTGGTCTGAATGTGTTTATCCCAAAGGGAGGGATTGGGGGGTCTGCCATGCTGGGGGGCCACCAGCCCTGGAGTGCAGCTGGCACCTGGATGCAGAGGGAGGTCCCACCCAGCACACAGGAGAGGCAGGCAGTCCTGAGGGCCATGTCCCCAGGAACAGCCAGCTGCTTCAGGCAGGGACGGGGGACAtgccttcctcctgccccaagAGCCAGGCACCCCACTCACCAGAGCTGTGGTATTCATCCGGGTTGCCTGTCGGCTTGTAGATCGATGAGAACTTCATACACCTCTCAGGGCTGCAGAACAGTGAAGGATGCTCCAGCTCAGGTGAAGTGaccccctttccccttccctgctcaaGGGTCACTATCCCAGATGTGGGACTTGCTGTTCAGAGCCGGGATGGtgtggccagggcaggaggggacagagatACCACCCTTGGCACAACGGGTACTTGGGCTGGCACCTGGGGATTATGCATGCCCTCACTCGTGCTCTGAGCTTCTGGGGTGagactggctctgctgggaacgTTGTAATCGTAGGGTCCTGTCCCATCCTCTGCGGTGGCACTGCTCCTAGCTGCTGTtgccctgagcctgccctaAAGATGGGGTGCCCACAGCTGTCCCAAGCCCCTGACGGACCTGTCTCAACCCCTGCCCAGGTCTTTGTTGAGTGCCTTGAGGTGGAGACCCACCAGTGAAAGTCCAGGGACGAGGTTGGCAGTAAAGCCTGTGAAGAAAAGCATGTGGGGCTTACGTGGGAATCGCAAAGGAGACGTTCAGGTCACCATCCCCCAGGACCTCAATGTTGGCCATCGCCATCTTCAGCTGGTCCTTCTTTTCGAGGTAGGTCTTGGAGTCAGAGGCCATAGCAGTGATGTACCATGTCCCTGCAACCTGGCAGCGAGAGCAGGCTGTAAGTCCAGAGGAGCAGTCTAGAGTGTCCCCTCCTCAGAGACCAAGCCAGGACAACCTCAGTCCATGGAACACCCACACCTGTCCATGCAACAAAATTCCCTCAGAGACACCTATGCAGGAGCTGGGTGACTGTCCTCACCCGAGTGTGACAGCAAAACAATGGTGGCTGTAGTGactccagctgtccccagtACCAAAATACCTCTACAGTCCTCCCCGCTCTGCTGGTGACTGAAGACCCCAGTACCAAAATACCTCTACAGTCCTCCCGGCTCTGCGGGTGACTGGAGACTTAAGTCCAGAGGAGCAGTCTAGAGTGTCCCCTCCTCAGAGACCAAGCCAGGACAACCTCAGTCCATGGAACACCCACACCTGTCCATGCAACAAAATTCCCTCAGAGACACCTATGCAGGAGCTGGGTGACTGTCCTCACCCGAGTGTGACAGCAAAACAATGGTGGCTGTAGTGactccagctgtccccagtACCAAAATACCTCTACAGTCCTCCCCGCTCTGCTGGTGACTGAAGActacttcccttcccttcccttcccttcccgggATGCTGAGGCTCACCTTGCTCGCGTCCGGCTCCGCAGTTCCCAGGGGCTTAGCCTGCACACGCAGCAAGCACAGCAGGAccagccccaggctcagcccctcgCTCCTCATCTCGCCTCAGCTCCCCCGGTTTCACAGCGGGATGGGGAGCGGTGCCGCAGGTGTCGGATTTATAGCTCCGCGCTCCCTCCTCCCCCGCCGGAGCCGTGCCCGGCTTGCGCCGGGCAGCCCCGAAACGGGCTTACAGGAACAGTTGCACCACcgctgaaatttgggatttccccCGTTCTTTTAGTTCCTTGCGAAAGAACAAAGCGAGCGTTGTTTCCCAACGGGCGGCCGGAGCGCTGCCAGGAGGAGCGGGAGGTTCTTCCCGGCACCGGCCCCGGGGCAGCCCCGGCGtccagctcagcagggcccCGGTGACCCGTTCTTGTGGTTTAAACGTGCCCcggggcagctgctgggaccctgcccaaacccagcccttCCCCGGCGCAGCCTCCTCACCTGTGCCGGGGCACgcagggtgtgcccagggggctgCACCCCGCGCAGAGCGGGCGGAAGGAGGGGTTCGTGTCGCCGTGGGAGTGTGTCCCTTCTTCCCAGAGTGTGATGTCCCCTGTGGCCCGGCTCTGCCGGGCTCCTGGGGTCACAGCCCAACACCTGCCTGGGCACTGAGGGACTCCGgccagggaggcaggagggggacCGCAGGCTGCCTTCGCTCCGCAGGAGATGGAGGGGGATGAAAACTGCCCTTGGGGCTCATGCCATCATAGCCTTACTTTGGTGACATGGGGGACCAAGGGGGGTGGCAGACAGGCGTGGGGGTGCCAGTCCTGCCATAGGCAGCTCTGGTGCCACCCCACTCCCAGCTGGGTGGCCCAGGAGAGGACTGAGCAGGAAATGGGGTTTCCTGGcggtgtccctgcaggcagcactggaCAGCCTGACTCCTTAACCCAGAGGTACTGAccacacagctgggctgtgccagcccccgTTCACCACGGCTCCATTCTTCCCTGCCGTGGCAGCTACTCCCCTGCaccttccccatcccctgctccccctcctccctaTGCTGGGCACAGCAAACATCACACCCAGGGAGCCCCGAGCACCCGTGGGGACCTGACAGGAAGGGTCAGCCCCAGGACTTTGGGCTCAGGGTGCCTGGGGACCCTGGCGGCACCCTACTCCCACCAACAAAGCACCAAGCTCTGGGGCAGCTTCTGCATCTATTTATTTAGGAGGTTGAGGGTGATCCTAGTGTGGAGCAGGGGGTCTGGTAGAACCTGGAGGATAGGAAGGAGCACCACAGTGGATGCAGAGCCCGTCATCCACTAGGTCTGGAGGACACGTGGTGCcttcagctgcagaggcagaacagGCAGAACTGGTCAGAGCAGGGCAAAGCCGAGGTGACAGAGCCCCGAGGCAGGTGGGGGATCTCCCAGGGCCTGCaactccctgctcagctggacTCCATGCTGGAAGGGAGTCACAGCTTTCCCTGGCCACACTCACCTGGAGTCCCTGAGGCACTGATCTGTTGGAAAGCAAAGAGAGGGGTGAGTGTGCCATTGGAGCACCTGAGCCCCTGTGCAGTCCCCATGCAGAGGGGCCATAGCTGCCACCCTGTGTCCTCAGGCCACTCACCTGACTTGGGCAGGATGGCCAGCATGTCCTTGGTCAGGCCCATGGTGGGAATGAGCTGCGTGAacttctgcaggagctgggggctcACGTCCTGCTCCCTTGCTGCAGCCACACACCCAGAGTGCGGGCTGGTTAGTGCAAGGGATCCCAGCAGCCACCCCACACTGGGGGCCCAGGTGGTTAGTGCAAGGGATCCCAGCAGCCACCCCACACTGGGGGCCCAGGtactgctgggcagcagctggaccCCAGGCAAGGGCCAAGGTGAAGCAATGAACATGCAGGGTGGGCACCAGGCagcccacagctgccctgggctgccagcaAGGGGACACAAGCCCCTTGGGATGAGCAACCCATCCGCTTGGGGTGGTATGGAgtggctggaggggctgggttgctgcagctgggcttgCACACTGCAGCAGGTTCTGGTTCAACCCCTCAACCAGCTGGAGATATCTTTAGTGCAAAGCTTCATTCACCACAAAATTAATTCCCTAGGTGATGGACatggggtgctgctgctggtggccctgggTAGCTGTGGAGAGCCCAACCCCTGCCCCCCGCTGGTGCCCCCACCCCTTCCCAGGAGCCAGGTCCCCACTGCCAACgcactgaggagctgcagggctgtgctgggctctgcctcgTTGTGATGGGCCTCGTGCAGGACAGCATAGTGGCTGTAGTCTGTCTCCATCACACGCAGATCCCTCTTGTCTTGTGCTCCTAAAGACCCCAGAGGAGACCAGTTGGGTGATGTGGTAGAGTCTGAGCCCTCCTCGGCCCTGCTGGGGCCCGCAGCTCAGTGCTCAAGCCTCACATTTGCCTGAGGGGGGTACGAGGAAGGAACCCCTGCTCAATGTGGAGGAGCCAGGCACTCACCCACCCACACCCTCTCACTGAGCTGTGGAAACAGAGGGGCCGAGCCcacctcccactgctcccaaGGCATGGGGGCTGGGGATGCCCACCCTCTGTTTCAGGGTACCCATGGCTCCAAAACCCCTGCCCACACATACCCATGTAGTGCCCCGCCTGCCCACTCTGCTGTAAGAGCAGCTCAAACTTGTGGCATTTGTCCATCCTGGAAAAGGAACATGAAAAAGTCAAATGTGTCTAGACACCGCACGGGAGGGCAGTGGGGTGGTGGGCACAGCGGGgagcccagcctgcccagaggGATGCACTGACCAGCACCGGGCACCCCAGAGCAgtggggcagctgctgtgctggggaagggagctCCTGGCCCACGGGGAACACGGCGAGCAGCACCAACACTTACTGGGGCCAGAGCAACTTCACGGCCAGGTCCCCTTCTGGCAGGAAGCTGATGATGGCCGTGGATGACTTCATCCCATCCTTCATCTTCAGGAAGATGGAGCAGTTGGAAGCAATGGCTGTGATATACCACACCCCTGCAAACTGCAACAAGACATCACCAGTGGAATTTGGAAAAGTTGTGGGGACCTGCCAGGGGGACCTACACGCCTCCATGAGGGACCTGGCAGCCCACTGCAGAAATTTGCCAATCTGCAGTGGACCTGCCATTTTCTGTGGGGACCTGTCACCCTCTTCAGGGACCTGCCACCATTTGTGGGGATCTGCCCTCTACCATGGGGAACACGACAACCCGCTGTAGAAACCTGCCAGCTGGTGGTGGCAGACTTGCCACTCTCTGTGGGCACCAGCCAGGCAAACACGGGGACCAGCCACCTTCCTGCATGCGAAacaccctgtcctgccccatGCTAGGAGTACAGGTACAGCACCTGGCCCACGTTCCCTGGGGAAGTGCCACACACCTGTGGACACCGTGGCCCCACACGTTGGTGTCCTTGCAGTGGGGCTactgctggggctggacacagcagccaggactAACCTGGTTTTGCACAGGCTCTCCTGGAAGCTGCCGTGGAGTCGGCTCAGGAGTGGGGCTGGCAGGTGCCCAGGGGTGCAGCACAGgccccctgccccagcaagcccctccagcccaggcaggattGCCAGGCACTTACCCTTTCGGTGTCCAAGTTtggctgcacagggagctgggcccctgcctgcagcaggcagagcagggccagagccaggctggacagtgctgctgccatATCGTCCTGGAGTGGATGTGGGCAGGAGAGGTGCACCCACCTTTATAGCccccactgctggcagcactccTGCTCACGCCAGCTTTATGCAACAGGTTACACAAGAGCAGGGATAACTGTGTCCGGCTTGGGTGACAGTGCTGGCCCTGTCCCCCCCGTTCCAGATGAATGCAGCCTTGTGTGAGACCCAGCCCAGAGCACGCTGTGACCAAGCGCTGCCCTGTgcttgctctgtgctggggagcagcgTGAGGTGCATCCCAGGGCTCCCTCCTGGCTGTTCCCTTTGGTTCTAGGGTCTGCCGGTGGTGGGACAGATCCTGCCTCAGGATCCTCAGTGCCAGAGAGTGGTTGTGCTGGGGTTCTACCCAGGCTGAGCCACAGCCCAGTGCCCTCAGAAGAGGTGCTGGATTCTTAGGCTGCTGGCAGTAGGCTCAGACCCCACTGCTGGGGACGGTCCAGGTTGATAGGATGGAGCCCAGGGGGTGGCCAGGATTGAGCCACACCCAGAGCTCACAGACATCCTCCTGCTTCATGTCCATCATTCCCCAAACTTCTGGAGACCCCCTGATTGTCCATTGCCCTGTTCCTATGCTGCCAGCCTGCTCTCCTCGGGGAAACCaaggcagggaggc
This sequence is a window from Ficedula albicollis isolate OC2 chromosome 17, FicAlb1.5, whole genome shotgun sequence. Protein-coding genes within it:
- the LCN15 gene encoding lipocalin-15, translating into MAAALSSLALALLCLLQAGAQLPVQPNLDTERFAGVWYITAIASNCSIFLKMKDGMKSSTAIISFLPEGDLAVKLLWPQMDKCHKFELLLQQSGQAGHYMGAQDKRDLRVMETDYSHYAVLHEAHHNEAEPSTALQLLTREQDVSPQLLQKFTQLIPTMGLTKDMLAILPKSDQCLRDSS
- the LOC101817239 gene encoding extracellular fatty acid-binding protein-like is translated as MRSEGLSLGLVLLCLLRVQAKPLGTAEPDASKVAGTWYITAMASDSKTYLEKKDQLKMAMANIEVLGDGDLNVSFAIPTPERCMKFSSIYKPTGNPDEYHSSDRGNKTVQLVNTDSSSYMVVFATREKNGKKLKMLRLYSRAQQVRPKIISLFKRFAKQYGFTDETIWILPTQEECQLGEP